From Garra rufa chromosome 19, GarRuf1.0, whole genome shotgun sequence, the proteins below share one genomic window:
- the LOC141291858 gene encoding urokinase plasminogen activator surface receptor-like — translation MDVQFTVFLLFILFTAGHSLKCYECASADESSCTAQKVTTCPDGLSKCLSSVSAAQIGNKTTKMKFKGCVTECQSSSFNFGTTMISSSCCDTDLCNANYTSDPSTDPNGKKCYYCNGQNCSNILTCAGSQDRCITATVNLPIFGGQSHVYKGCVPESICDAMTSTYFPHVQEISCCEGDLCNGAQSVTQSFLFLCCSLLSFILLH, via the exons ATGGATGTACAATTCACAGTTTTTCTTCTGTTCATTCTTTTCACTGCAG GACACTCTCTCAAATGTTATGAGTGTGCAAGTGCAGATGAAAGTTCTTGTACAGCTCAAAAGGTGACAACGTGTCCCGATGGATTGTCTAAATGTTTAAGTTCAGTATCAGCAGCACAAATTG GTAACAAGACtactaaaatgaaatttaaagGTTGTGTTACTGAGTGCCAGAGTTCGTCCTTCAACTTCGGTACTACTATGATATCTTCTTCCTGCTGTGACACAGACCTTTGTAATGCAAATTATACTTCAG ATCCCAGCACTGACCCCAATGGAAAGAAATGTTACTATTGTAATGGACAGAACTGCTCGAACATATTGACTTGTGCAGGGAGTCAAGACCGCTGCATTACAGCAACAG TGAATTTACCAATTTTCGGAGGCCAGTCACATGTTTACAAAGGTTGTGTCCCTGAATCTATTTGTGATGCCATGACATCAACATATTTTCCTCATGTTCAGGAAATCTCATGCTGTGAGGGGGACCTGTGTAACGGTGCTCAGAGTGTCACTCAGAGCTTCCTGTTCCTCTGTTGTTCTCTGCTCTCCTTTATCCTGCTGCACTAA